Genomic DNA from Pelosinus sp. UFO1:
TTTTTTACTTAGGTATTGGCGGCATTTTAAGAAAGAGAAAGCTCTTAACATGGTAGAGAAAACTCTCATGTCGATGTGGCAAGGCGGAATCTACGATCATTTAGGATATGGTTTTGCTAGATACTCTACAGATCAAAAGTGGTTAGTACCTCATTTTGAAAAGATGTTATATGATAATGCGTTATTATGCGATAGCTATCTTGAGGCGTATCAATGTTCTGGTAATCAAGAATTTGCTAGAATTGTTGAGGAAATCCTGACTTATGTTATGCGAGATATGATGAGCGAGAAGGGCGGATTTTTCTCGGCTGAAGATGCTGACTCTGAAGGGGTGGAAGGCAAGTTCTACGTATTCACTAGAAAAGAAGTAGTGGATATAGTAGGGGAAGAAGCAGGGACTGTTTTTGCCGATTTTTATGAGGTTTCCTCTCAGGGTAACTTTGAGCATGGGACAAGTATTTTACATGTCATTGGAAGAGATTTTGAGGCTTTTGCCAGTTCTGTAAATAAAACGACAACAGAATTGGCAGACTTATTACAGCGAGGGCGGGAAAAAATCTATCAGGTAAGGGAAAAACGTATTCACCCTTATAAAGACGATAAGATTCTTACAGCTTGGAATGCATTAATGATTGCTTCTTTTGCGAAAGCATCTCGGATATTGGAACGAGATAATTATTCGGTGGTAGCAGAAAGGGCAATTGAATTCATCTACGACAATCTTGTACGCGAGGATGGACGTTTACTGGCTCGCTACCGTGACGGAGAAGCTGCTCACTTAGCTTATCTTGATGACTATGCATTTTTGTTGCTGGCACTTCTTGAAACTTATCAAACAACCTATAAGGATGCTTACTTGCAGCGCGCCATTAAGATAGCTGACGATATGAAGGCTTTATTTTGGGACGAAAAAGCAGGCGGATTTTTCTTTTATGGTGTGGATGGAGAAGAACTAATTACAAGACCCAAGGAGATTTATGATGGAGCTATTCCTTCCGGCAATTCTGTCGCGGCTTTGGCTTTGCAAAAATTAGCTGACATTACAGAGAATGAAGATGTAAGTAAAATGGCAGAAAAAATATTGGATCGCTTTGCTGGAGAAGTTAGCCATTATGCAGCAGGTTATACTTATTTTTTGATGGCTGTTGACTATTATTTGGCTGAAAAAATAAAAGTTGTCATTGTAGGTGACAAGGATTTGCCTGATACGAAGGCGATGTTACAGGCAATGAATCACGTATTTTTACCTACAGCAACAGTACGTTTTTATGATATACATTCGCAAAATACTAGTAATTATAAAGGTACTGAGGGGAAAGCTACGGCTTATCTATGTAAAGGCGTTGCATGTCAGCCTCCAATTACAGATGTGGAATTTTTTCGTACGAAAATTAAATCTAATATTTAAGTATTAATAATTGTTATTAAATAATAATTAAAACATATTGATAAGAATAGAAAAATATGCTAAAATTGAGTTAATAAAAATGATAAGTGGTTCTAATGAAAGGGGAATATAAAATGATTGGTAAAAAACTTCAAGATGCAATTAATAATCAAATCCAAGCTGAAATGAGCTCTGCACATCTTTATTTAGCAATGTCTGTAGAAAGTGAAGAGAAGAATCTTAAGGGATTTGCTCATTGGCTTAAGTTACAATACCAAGAAGAAAACGGTCATGCCTTTAAACTGATTGATTATTTATTAGAGCGAGGCGGTAGTGTTAAGCTACAAGCAATTGAAGCTCCAGCAAGTGATTTTGGCACTCCTGTTGAGTTATTTGAAAAGGTATTGGCTCATGAAATACACATTAGTAAATTAATTAACAAGTTATATGAAGTAGCCATAGAAGAAAAAGACTATGCTGCACAAATCTTCTTGCAATGGTTTATAACAGAACAAGTAGAAGAAGAAGCGAATGCTTCTGCAGTATTAGAAAGATTGAAATTTGTTGGCGATAAAGGCGGCTCCCTTCTTTATATTGATAAAGAACTTGGGAAACGCGATTAATAGTATTGAAGAAGAATTCATTCCTGGATGGGATGGATTCTTCTTTTTGATTTTTTTGCTATGGCGACGCTTACTCGTTTTGCTAGGCATGGGAGTAGTTGCCCATTGATTTTAAAGAGCTTAGGATGAAATTAGCAGCCAGTGAAATCATAACTTGATTATTTTACCAGTTATTACTATAATAGTATTGTTAACGTCACCGTGTTATTTGGTTAACAATACTATTATAAAGGAGTGTCTAAGATGTCAGTCCTTTTCATTCATGGTTGGGCAACTAATAAAGCCATTTGGCCGCAAAGTCTTACGGGGGAAGGAAAGCATATTTATGATTGTGCAAACTACCCTAATTATCAACATTTGACAAAAACTTTTTTGGAGATATGCAAGCAGGAAGAGGAAAAAATTACACTGGTGGGATGGTCTTTAGGAGGGATGTTATCGTTGCAATTGGCGGCTGAGTATACCGAGAAAATTGCGCGGCTGATTCTTCTATCCACTACACCGCGCTTTACTTTGTGCCAGAGTTATGAGGGGGGATTACCTGGAAGTGTAGTAAAAAAATTAAGCCGCAAGCTTCCTCGTAATCCATGGGAGACCCAAATGGAGTTTTATCATTTAATGTTTTCTCCAATGGAAAAAGAATGGCAACAAAAATTTATTACTCACATAGCGCCTCATTTTTCTAACATTAATGTTAAGAATTTGCAAGCAGGGCTTTCTTATTTAATGGAACAAGATTTACGGCAGGAGCTGGCGAAAGTTAATATTCCCTGTCTCATTATCCATGGTATGGAAGATAAGATTTGCCCCCCTAACGCTGCTCAATACTTGTTGCAGCATTTGCCACAGGCCGAGCTAAGGTTGCTGCATGGCACAGGGCATGTTCCTTTTATAACGCAAGAAAAGTATGTAAAAGATCTAGTACTGGAGGGGATATCATGATTAACAAAACCCAGGTAAGCTGTCATTTTGGCAGAAGGTCTCAAGCGTATGATGAATATGCAGTTGTACAAAAAAACATGGGATATTCCCTATTGGAATTGGTTAAAGAAGCTGGAGTATTTCAGAATATCTTGGAAATTGGCTGTGGTACAGGATTCTTGACAGGATTGTTAGCACAAATGTATCCGAAGGCAAAAATTACCGCTAGCGATATTTCATCAGAAATGTTAACAGTGGCTAGTAAAAATTTATCCCAATATGAGAATGTAAGTTATGTGTTGGAAGATGGAGAAGATCTAAAGTTGTCTGAGAAGTTTGATTTGATTGTTTCTAATGCTGCGTTTCAGTGGTTTAATGATTATCAACAGGCTTTTACGCAAATGGAGCGTCATTTATTACCTGGAGGGTGTCTTATCTATGCTACCTTTGGTGAACATACTTTTTATGAATTGAATCAGTCCTTTCAAGCTGCCCATAGGTCTTTAGAAATTACAAAGGTGCATCATGGCCCTGAGTTTATTTCTATGCAAAAATTAGCTCATATTACTTCTGGTCTAGGGCTTTCAGTTCACCTTCAGGAAGAAAATATAACAGAAAAATTCAAATGTGTTCGGGAGTTTTTGACGTCAGTAAAAAAAATAGGAGCTAACAATTCTTCTAACGGGAATAATATATTAATTCATCGACAGCTTATGTTATCGATGATGGATTTTTATAAAAATACATTTGAGCAGCTTGGGCAAATACCTGCTACATATCATATTATTTATGGCAGCCACCAAAAAAGCTAGGGTGCTTTTGGAGTCATACTTGTATTATGGTTTGGTAGAAACTTTTTTTGAAATGAATAGCTTTTAAGATAACAGTAGATAATATAGTCAGATCCTCAAAAATCTACTGGAGGTGAATAGTATGGGTAAAGGCGTAATGTCACAAGAATACAAAGATAAATTAGCCCATGATCTTGGCTTCGGTGAGAAAGTGGAAGATGGAAATTGGAGCGATGTCACTACCGGTGAAGTCGGATCTATGGTACGTGAGGCTATAAAACGCGGTGAGCAGGCAATGGTAGAAAAAGCAGAAAAAAATGGTAATAGCCATCAAAATATACAGTAGTCCTTTTAGTCCAGAAGTTTGAAAAACTTCTGGACTATACTTTCTATAGTAAGGGAATGTGTGGTTTCAAGGAGATGTTTTATGAAGTTACTTTTACATCCACTGCCAATACGGATTTTTCATTGGGTATTGTTTAGTTGTGTTATGGTGCTATTATTTACAGGGCTTTATATAAACACAGCTTGGGATATGGTACTACTGCCAATGCGAGTCAATCGAAAACTTCATACCCTTTTTAGTGCCATCTTAATCGTGAATCTAATAGGGCATTTGTATTATTATTTATACACGAGAAAAATCACTGATGTTATATTTACACTTCGTGACTGGGTAAATATACCCAGCTTTCTACGTTATGTTTTCTTTATTAAGCCAGATCATCCTAACTTTGGTCGCTATAACCCGGGACAGAAGGTTTTGTTCTCCTTTTGGTTTTTAACAATAATAATTGCTGCTATTACAGGCATCATCTTATTATTCCCCGAACATTCTCAATGGTTTCAGCGAATGCTAGGTGGGTTAAATATCATTCGAATTTTGCATTTTTACGTAGCAATCTTTTTTGCCATGTCGATTCCTTTACATTTATATCTTGTATTTACGGAAAGTCCAGCCAATTTACAGGCTATGTTTACTGGATATATTAACAAAGATATAAAACCCGAGATAATCAACAAAGAAAAGGAAGATCCAAGTATTTAATGTTAGGTTAGAGAGTCATAGGCGGTTTATGTTCTGGGGCATCTATCGTATGGACGGCGCAGGTAAAGCAAGGGTCAAAGGAGCGGATTACCCGACCAATTTCTATTAGATCTTCTGTATTTGCGACGGGTGTATCTAGCAGGCTTTCTTCGACGGGGCCTCGTTTTCCTTGATTATCGCGAGGGGAAAAGGTCCAAGCGGTTGGTGTAACAATTTGATAATGTACAATTTTACTATCCTTTATTTTAATCCAGTGGCCTAAAGGTCCACGCATTGCATCTGTTAGGCCTGCACCTTCCCCTTGCATTGGCACCGCATATTTTGAAAGAGTGGGGCCACCAGGGACAAGCTGGCTAATCCAATCTTGTGCCATGCGGCATATTTTGAGTGTTTCTTGGGCACGTGTGATGATTCGATCCATAACACCTGTTCCTCGCTGATATTCGCCACTAATCCAAGCCCTGGCTAGTGGTCCTCCTTCAAAGGCATAACCCTCATAGCGAGGAGATTTTATCCAAGAATAAGCCTCTGCTTTATTCCGGTCGGGTACTGTTGTTCCCTCTATAGGATTACGTGTTTCTTGATCATCCTGGTACCAACTGTGCCGTATATCTTCACTAATTTTACTAGTATCCAGAGGCTGTACCTTACCCTTTTCGAAAATAACACCCGACGGAAATTCCCGTTTACCAGTTATCGGTTGGGGAAACATACCGTAGGATATCATATTGCCTTTGGTACTGCCGATAGTATAGTAATCTTTATAATAATCTGCTAAGACTGCCACATCATAGAGATAGACGTTTTCAACCCAGTCTGTTAGTTCCTGTAAAATACCTAGGTACGCACTGATGCGGTCAGCGGATGCTTGCTCAGTGACTCCAGTAACAAGAATTGTTTGCTGCATTGGAATTTTGGCACCAAATATCGCCAGCATTTCATGGGCACGCATCGCCTTGAGCATACCTTCTTTTGTATGAGCCATTAATTCGTCAGTCAGCTTTTGGGGTAAGCGATAGTCACCCTCAAGTCGAGGAGTATAGGGAGGCATGTTTGGACCTTTCAAATAATCATAAATGGCCAGAACGTAAAAGTGACGGATCTGATTTTGTATAATATCTGCTGCAAAAATTAAATTGATGATGTGCTGACCATTTAATGTCGGTGATAATCTAAAGGCCTGCTGCATGGCAAATGTAGCAGCTACAGCATGTGCGCTGGAACAAATTCCGCAGATACGCTGGGTTAGAAGCGCCGCATCACGTGGATCGCGTCCAATCATCATTATTTCAAATCCACGAAACAAAGTAGCCCCAACTGTGGCATCCACTACTTTACCATTTTGAATATCAACGTCCACTCTAAGGGGTTCGTGTACCCTTGTCATAGGGAAAATTACTTTTTTTGTCATACCTTTTCAGTCCTCATTTTTATCTTTGCCTTGAAAGATTTCAGCCAACTTACGTCGCCACCACTTGCGGTGTCGTACAGGATGATTCGCCTCTAACTTTCTTGTTTTAGCAAGTAAGGCGTTTTTTTGTTTTGTTAGCTCTTCTAATTCTTTTTTCGCTTGCTCTAGTGTCTCAGGTTCCGAGACTTCGAGGGGTTTGGTACCATCAACATAATGCTTATGTATTCGTTTTTTGTATATTCCAACCGCAAAATGTGTGGCAACACCGCCTGTACCTAAAGCTACCATCGCTGCGCCGATCTTCTTTACATTTAATGCAGTGAAAGGAGTTTGAATGTCTGGTAAGTGGTTATAAAAAGGCATCATTCCATCTGGAAAATTAGGACTGGCACAGCCGATGCAGGGAGCGCCAGCTTTGACAGGCCAATTAACATAATGATTCCACTGGCGCAAAGGGCAATCGGCATGAGTAACAGGACCTTTACAGCCTACCCGAAACAAACAACCCTCGCCACCAGGAAAATCAGCAAATATTCCATCCTCAAATTGCTGACGTCTTTGGCATAAATCGTGAATCGTTTTGCCAAAGAACATAAGGGGACGATTATAACTATCCAATTCGGGTACGCCATAAAACAAAAGGTGACTAAAAGTTCCCGTCATCCAATCAGGATGAGCAGGACATCCAGGGATATTGATCACTTGCCTATTTACTACTTCCCATACACCTTTCGCGCCAGCAGGGTTAGGATGAGCTGCGGAAGGGCCACCGAAGGCAGCACAATCACCAACAGAAATCACATATTTTGCTTTTGCCGCAATATCCATTATTGCATCAAGACCTGTCACCATGTTGCCATTCCTGAGAAAGACTTCATTATAGCGGCCGTTATCAGCTGTCATTACAGATCCTTCTACGACAAGCCAAAACTTTCCGGCTTCCTTTTCTAACGTTTCTTCTAATGCTTTGGTGGCATCCTCACCATTGGCAACATTTAATAGCCAATGATAGCGAACATCTAGTATTTCTGACAGTAATTGTTCTAAGGTGGGGTTCACGGCATTTTCTAGTGATACAGAATTTCCCGTGCAAGAGCCAAGTTCCAGCCAAATTACAGGTGCCTTGTTGGTTTTACTTTGCGCAATGGCATTATGCATGATAGGAATTAGGTACTCTGTTAGGCTCATTCCCACAGCCGTCGACATACATAAATGAATAAATTCTCGTCTTGAAAGCATAATGAGTCATTCTCCTCAGTGTCACTATACCGTTTAGTTTTTCCAAGATTGTCTAAAATTATGTGAATGTGGGAAAATAACCCATATGTCCTTCAAGAATAGTAATAATAAGGATACGCAATACTACTGTAAGGGTGAGTCGTATGTTAAGAGATTGGTATAAGGCAAAAAAATCACGTGAAATCGGCGCGCAAGGCGATCTGCATAATGAGAGCAGTAACGTGAAAAACTATGACGTTATTGTGGTTGGAGCGGGTCCCGCAGGAGCTAGTGCTGCTTATTTTATGGCAAAAGAAGGACTGGATGTTTTGCTTTTGGAGCGAGGGCCTTTTCCAGGGGCTAAGAGCTGTGGTGGTACTTCACTGATTGCCGAACATACTCACAAATTATTCCCTAACTTCTGGGAAGAATGTCACTGCGAACGTATTGTAATCCAGCAAGCTTATTGGTTTATGACAGAGGATTCGTTACTGTCATCCTCTTTTCAAAGCATGAAACTGGCTGCTGCCCCTTATAATCATTTTACAGTAAAACGTAGAAGTCTTTATCAATGGCTTGTTGATAAGGCTAATGCTGTAGGAGTCTCTGTACATCTTAATCATCATGTTACAGAAGTAATATTTGAAGGTACTCAGGCGATTGGCGTTGAAGTATCATTACCACAAAAATCTAGATTCTTTGCAAATGTTATTATTTTAGCTGACGGGGCCAACTCCTTGGTTGGTGAACGTTCTGGACTTATACCGAGAGTATCATCCCAAAACTTAGCCCTTTATGTAAAAGAAACCATTGCTCTGTCAGCTCGGGTGATTGAAGAGCGGTTTAATTTGTCTCCTGGGTATGGTAGTTTAATTGGGTTGATCGGTTATCCTACGGCTGGTTTTAATGGCACTGGCTCGATACATACATTTAAAGACAGTCTCAATATTAATGTAGGTATGGCAATTTCTGATTTTGCCATATCAGGTATTCGCCCTTATGAGCTGTTGGATCGGATAAAGAACCACCCTTTTATTAAGACCCTATTGATTGGTGGTAAGACAATCGAATATGGAGGATCGGTAATTCCAGAAGGTGGGTATCATGCCATCCCGAAACTAGTTCATCCGGGATTAATCATCATTGGTGATGCCGCATCCCTAGTTAATGGTACCCATGGCATAAATTTGGCAATGTGGTCGGGCTTTTTCGCTTCTCAAGCAGTTTATGAGAGTAAAAAAAGTAGGGATTTTTCAGTAAAAAAGTTATCGTTATATAGTACCTTGTTAGATGAAAGTTTCGTTATGCAGGATCTAAAAGCGAATGCCAAAATTGCCAGCCTACAACGTGACCTTCCTTATTTATTCGATTTATATACCAAGATAGCGAACGACACAGCCTATCATGTGGCAAAAGTATATTCGATGCCAAAAAAAGCGAAACGTAAATTTATCTTTAAGAAAATAACCAGTATCCAGCCAATTTTTAAAATGGCTAGTGATATATGGAAAATACTGAAGGTAGTAAAAGGATGAATAAGATTGATGATCGGCTACAATTTCTTCATTATCAAATCGATGAGGACTGGCAGCATGTTATCGTCATAGACGAGGCAATTTGTCAGACCTGTCATAATAAACAATGCTTAACCTTCTGTCCATCTGGTGTATTTAAAGAAAATAAAGAAAAAGAACAACCGCTACTCATACTGTATAAACAGTGTATCGAGTGTGGCGGTTGCCGTTTGATTTGTGATAATATTGATTTTTCTTACCCCAAGGGTGGTTATGGCGTTCTATTTATGGAAGGGGAGTTATAAAAGGGACTTAGTCATCCGATAAGAAATTAGCTTGTCCTTGTGAAAATGAGCCAATCCTTGCGAGTGATTCCACTCGGTAACCAGCTTGCGTTAATTTTTGGGCTCCAGGTTGGAAGGACTTTTCAATTACAATACCTATCCCGACTACCGTAGCATTCGCTTGCTTAACAATGTTAGCCAAACCTGCAGCAGCTTCGCCGTTAGCTAAAAAATCATCAATAATCAGGACCTTGTCCTCTTTTTGCAAAAATTGCTTTGAGACAATAATGTCATTGCTCTCATTTTTTGTAAAAGAATAAACTTTTGTGGAGTATAAGTTATCATTAACAGTAACAGATTTCTTTTTGCGGGCGAAAACAACGGGTACTTTAAGTACCAGCCCTGCCATAACTGATATTGCGATTCCTGATGACTCAATAGTTAAGATTTTAGTAATTAACTCTCCTTCAAAGCGGCGAGCAAATTCTTCTCCAATTTTCATCATAAGTTCAGGATCAATTTGATGATTTAAAAAGGAATCAACTTTTAGCAAAGAATCATTTAGAATTAAGCCATCGGTCTGAATCCTTTGTTTTAGTAAATCCATATAGCCTCCTTTATTTATGGGAACTGTATAGTAAATAATTAACAAAGCCCTGACAGGGAAATTCGCCTTAAAAGATGAGCGAAAATTCCTCGTCAGGGCTTTTATCCCTTCGATATAGTGTATTAACACTTGCATCACTGGCCACAACCACTATTGAAAATAAGAATTATTGTTTCGATAGTGTGGAACCCTAGATGCATTTTCACCCGTAGACGGCAATTCATGGTTGCCTGTAGAAACTTTTGGGCCATATTCCCAAAAATATACGAGAATGTAGTAACATGTGAATTTATTCTAGCAGTCTCAAATCTCGTTGTCAATGAAGAGTAAGACAAAAAGTTACTTATTTTGCGTTATAAGAATGTCTTATAAAAAAATACCTCATTATTTCCTGGAAATAGTATAAGTTGGTAGTTATTAAAATCATAGGAGTGAGAGCGTATTTCTATCAATCTATATCTTTAGGTAGATGCATTTATTTAAATAATATTTTATATTAGAAGTAATTGATTTGACTATATCAGCAAGTGGCAGGAAAAATAGCACACTTTGTCAAAATCTAGCCCGACTATTTAGATAGAATGAAGGATTACTAGTGCAAATGAAGAAATGATACACTAATAGTCTGTAAGTATTGGTAGTAGGAGGATAGGTGTGTGTCAAAAGTACTGGATATAATCAAGAAAGCACAAAGCACTCATTGTTTAACCAAAGAAGAAATCGTAGAATTACTTAATTGTAATGAGTGTGACCAAGAATTATTTATGGCAGCTGATAGGGTGCGCAGTCAATTCGTGGGAGATCAAGTACACTTGCGTGGTTTAATCGAGTTTTCAAATATCTGTCAACAGAACTGCTGCTATTGTGGACTAAGAAGGGATAATGTTAAGGTTAAGCGATATAAGCTGCTGCCTAACGCTATTATTGAACTTGCTAAAAAAGCAAAAGATTATGATTATAAGACGGTTGTGCTGCAATCGGGTGAGAGTCAATCCTACACTGTAACTGAGATGGAGCATATAATTCGCAGTATAAAGGCATTGGGATTGGCTATTACACTAAGCCTTGGTGAGAAAAGTAAAGAGGAATACCAAAAATACAGAGAAGCCGGTGCTGATCGGTATTTGCTTAGGATCGAAACTACAGATGAAAAGGTTTATGAAAGCTTACATCCAGGTATGAGTCTTACCAATAGAATGCGGTGTTTGGTTGATTTGAAAAATCTTGGGTATGAAGTAGGAACTGGATGTTTGGTAGGACTTCCGAATCAAACGATGGAATCATTGGCTGGGGATATTTTATTCTTTAAATCCTTGGATGCTGATATGATTGGACTAGGTCCCTTTATCCCTAATGAAGATACACCATTAGCGCAAGAGGCAGGTGGCAATTTTACCCTCAGTATTAAAGTGATGGCTATTACTCGATTGTTGTTGCCCGATGCGAATATACCAGCGACTACTGCTATGGAAACTCTAAATAAAAACGGTCGTATGATTGCATTGCAAAGTGGTGCCAATGTAGTTATGCCAAACGTTACAGAAGGTGAGTATCGAGAAATGTATATGCTATACCCTGGTAAAATTTGCATTAATGATACACCGAAACATTGTAGAGGTTGTATTACAGGCAAAATTCAAGGGATTGGTAGACAGGTTTCAACCGAATATGGTTATCGACGAAGGAAAAAATAGACTACATCTTTGCAGGAATATGCAGAAAAATGAAGAAATATGTATAATGGTTTTTGGATTAATTTAGATATTATATATATTATTCATAGGTTATACCTGTGAATAGAATTTTAGGGGGCTGTAATTTTGGAATTATCGACAGTATTAGGTGTTGTAGTTGGTTTCGTGGCTGTTGGTGTTGGGATGGTACTTAAAGGGGCAAATTTGGCGGTGTTAATCAATCCAGCGGCTTTTTTGATTATTCTCGCTGGTACAGCTGCTTGTTTGTTAAATGCCTTTCCTATGGAAATTCTTCAAAAATTTCCGACGCTAATTAAAATGCTATTTAAGAAACCGGAGTTTATGTCAAAGGTTGATATGCTGAAAATGTTTGTGGAATTATCCCAAACAGCGAGACGTGAAGGTATTTTGGCACTTGAAAGCCGTGTAGACGAGGTGCCAGACGTTTTTCTTAAAACTGGTTTGAGTATGGTTATTGACGGTCTTGATCCGGATTTTGTAGGGGACGTATTGGAAGCTGAAATTCAGGGAATGGAAGAGCGCCATCGTGTAGGAGCGTTAATTTTTTCCCAGGCTGGCTCTTATGCTCCAACATTAGGGGTACTTGGTGCGGTAGTTGGTTTGATTGCTGCATTAGGAAATTTAAATGATATCGATGCCCTTGGACATTCTATTGCAGCGGCCTTTGTTGCTACCTTATTAGGGATCTTTACGGGATATGTTATTTGGCATCCATTCTCAAATAAATTAAAAATGATGTCCAAAAAAGAGGTTGAAATAAGGAAGATGATGGTTGAAGGGATATTATCCCTGCAAGCTGGTGATTCACCTACAGCAATTGAAGCAAAACTTACTGTGTTTATTTCCCAAACAGAGAGAAATCAGATGAAGGCCAAAACGGAGGAAGCATAATGTCCAGACGGAAAAAACATCATGATGCTCATCATGAGGAACACATGGATGAATCATGGCTCATTCCTTATGCTGATATATTGACATTGCTGCTTGCACTGTTTATCGTGCTATTTGCATCGGCCCAAGTAGACCAAAAGAAATTTGATCAGATGGCTTATTCTTTTAATGCAGCGTTTAGTGGCAGCCCCTCTGTTTTTGATAACAATCGGGCTATCACGCCAGAAGTTGATGCTTCTAAGCCTAATCAAAGTACGATGGATAGTGCTACAGAACAATCACATCTAAAAGAAACCGTTCAGCTTTTAGAAATTAAAAAACAGATGGACCGTTATATTCAAGATAATAATTTATCTGGTGATCTAAATACTCTGCTAACAGA
This window encodes:
- a CDS encoding thioredoxin domain-containing protein, with the protein product MERECFEDQEVADVLNAHFVSIKVDREERPDVDGIYMSVCQALTGQGGWPLTIIMGPDKNPFFAGTYFPKHRKMGRMGLLELLTVVHKKWQDNRVEILEASDQIVNILQRPNQPNEEGQIGKDILEKAYLELESSFDPKYGGFGTAPKFPTPHKMNFLLRYWRHFKKEKALNMVEKTLMSMWQGGIYDHLGYGFARYSTDQKWLVPHFEKMLYDNALLCDSYLEAYQCSGNQEFARIVEEILTYVMRDMMSEKGGFFSAEDADSEGVEGKFYVFTRKEVVDIVGEEAGTVFADFYEVSSQGNFEHGTSILHVIGRDFEAFASSVNKTTTELADLLQRGREKIYQVREKRIHPYKDDKILTAWNALMIASFAKASRILERDNYSVVAERAIEFIYDNLVREDGRLLARYRDGEAAHLAYLDDYAFLLLALLETYQTTYKDAYLQRAIKIADDMKALFWDEKAGGFFFYGVDGEELITRPKEIYDGAIPSGNSVAALALQKLADITENEDVSKMAEKILDRFAGEVSHYAAGYTYFLMAVDYYLAEKIKVVIVGDKDLPDTKAMLQAMNHVFLPTATVRFYDIHSQNTSNYKGTEGKATAYLCKGVACQPPITDVEFFRTKIKSNI
- a CDS encoding ferritin, producing MIGKKLQDAINNQIQAEMSSAHLYLAMSVESEEKNLKGFAHWLKLQYQEENGHAFKLIDYLLERGGSVKLQAIEAPASDFGTPVELFEKVLAHEIHISKLINKLYEVAIEEKDYAAQIFLQWFITEQVEEEANASAVLERLKFVGDKGGSLLYIDKELGKRD
- a CDS encoding alpha/beta fold hydrolase, which codes for MSVLFIHGWATNKAIWPQSLTGEGKHIYDCANYPNYQHLTKTFLEICKQEEEKITLVGWSLGGMLSLQLAAEYTEKIARLILLSTTPRFTLCQSYEGGLPGSVVKKLSRKLPRNPWETQMEFYHLMFSPMEKEWQQKFITHIAPHFSNINVKNLQAGLSYLMEQDLRQELAKVNIPCLIIHGMEDKICPPNAAQYLLQHLPQAELRLLHGTGHVPFITQEKYVKDLVLEGIS
- the bioC gene encoding malonyl-ACP O-methyltransferase BioC, whose protein sequence is MINKTQVSCHFGRRSQAYDEYAVVQKNMGYSLLELVKEAGVFQNILEIGCGTGFLTGLLAQMYPKAKITASDISSEMLTVASKNLSQYENVSYVLEDGEDLKLSEKFDLIVSNAAFQWFNDYQQAFTQMERHLLPGGCLIYATFGEHTFYELNQSFQAAHRSLEITKVHHGPEFISMQKLAHITSGLGLSVHLQEENITEKFKCVREFLTSVKKIGANNSSNGNNILIHRQLMLSMMDFYKNTFEQLGQIPATYHIIYGSHQKS
- a CDS encoding cytochrome b/b6 domain-containing protein: MKLLLHPLPIRIFHWVLFSCVMVLLFTGLYINTAWDMVLLPMRVNRKLHTLFSAILIVNLIGHLYYYLYTRKITDVIFTLRDWVNIPSFLRYVFFIKPDHPNFGRYNPGQKVLFSFWFLTIIIAAITGIILLFPEHSQWFQRMLGGLNIIRILHFYVAIFFAMSIPLHLYLVFTESPANLQAMFTGYINKDIKPEIINKEKEDPSI
- a CDS encoding nickel-dependent hydrogenase large subunit, which codes for MTKKVIFPMTRVHEPLRVDVDIQNGKVVDATVGATLFRGFEIMMIGRDPRDAALLTQRICGICSSAHAVAATFAMQQAFRLSPTLNGQHIINLIFAADIIQNQIRHFYVLAIYDYLKGPNMPPYTPRLEGDYRLPQKLTDELMAHTKEGMLKAMRAHEMLAIFGAKIPMQQTILVTGVTEQASADRISAYLGILQELTDWVENVYLYDVAVLADYYKDYYTIGSTKGNMISYGMFPQPITGKREFPSGVIFEKGKVQPLDTSKISEDIRHSWYQDDQETRNPIEGTTVPDRNKAEAYSWIKSPRYEGYAFEGGPLARAWISGEYQRGTGVMDRIITRAQETLKICRMAQDWISQLVPGGPTLSKYAVPMQGEGAGLTDAMRGPLGHWIKIKDSKIVHYQIVTPTAWTFSPRDNQGKRGPVEESLLDTPVANTEDLIEIGRVIRSFDPCFTCAVHTIDAPEHKPPMTL
- a CDS encoding hydrogenase small subunit, translated to MLSRREFIHLCMSTAVGMSLTEYLIPIMHNAIAQSKTNKAPVIWLELGSCTGNSVSLENAVNPTLEQLLSEILDVRYHWLLNVANGEDATKALEETLEKEAGKFWLVVEGSVMTADNGRYNEVFLRNGNMVTGLDAIMDIAAKAKYVISVGDCAAFGGPSAAHPNPAGAKGVWEVVNRQVINIPGCPAHPDWMTGTFSHLLFYGVPELDSYNRPLMFFGKTIHDLCQRRQQFEDGIFADFPGGEGCLFRVGCKGPVTHADCPLRQWNHYVNWPVKAGAPCIGCASPNFPDGMMPFYNHLPDIQTPFTALNVKKIGAAMVALGTGGVATHFAVGIYKKRIHKHYVDGTKPLEVSEPETLEQAKKELEELTKQKNALLAKTRKLEANHPVRHRKWWRRKLAEIFQGKDKNED
- a CDS encoding FAD-dependent oxidoreductase, whose translation is MLRDWYKAKKSREIGAQGDLHNESSNVKNYDVIVVGAGPAGASAAYFMAKEGLDVLLLERGPFPGAKSCGGTSLIAEHTHKLFPNFWEECHCERIVIQQAYWFMTEDSLLSSSFQSMKLAAAPYNHFTVKRRSLYQWLVDKANAVGVSVHLNHHVTEVIFEGTQAIGVEVSLPQKSRFFANVIILADGANSLVGERSGLIPRVSSQNLALYVKETIALSARVIEERFNLSPGYGSLIGLIGYPTAGFNGTGSIHTFKDSLNINVGMAISDFAISGIRPYELLDRIKNHPFIKTLLIGGKTIEYGGSVIPEGGYHAIPKLVHPGLIIIGDAASLVNGTHGINLAMWSGFFASQAVYESKKSRDFSVKKLSLYSTLLDESFVMQDLKANAKIASLQRDLPYLFDLYTKIANDTAYHVAKVYSMPKKAKRKFIFKKITSIQPIFKMASDIWKILKVVKG